One segment of Amycolatopsis alba DSM 44262 DNA contains the following:
- the pstC gene encoding phosphate ABC transporter permease subunit PstC — MTIAPPRPEPSPPGAPVRRAITEVLSRADRAFRRVTTGAGLTMLAILVVIGFFLVYRSGPAFDTAGFGFFATIRFDPASGVLGVLGLLYGTIVVALIAVLIAVPLSILAALFITEYSSGKIRGFLTGLVDLLAAIPSLLYGLWGFAFLGPQIMPISLWLTENLGWFPLFSDKENALYIQSMFIAGLVVSLMVLPITTSVIREVFAQTPPGEKEAALALGSTRWGMVKTVMLPFGRGGIIGGSMLGLGRALGETIAVSLLLPQVPEITNHILQFGGATISGFIANNSGASGLALSGLMAAGLVLFVFTLATNFTASVIISKSRSGAGVDA, encoded by the coding sequence GTGACCATCGCGCCACCCCGGCCCGAACCGTCCCCACCGGGAGCCCCGGTGCGGCGGGCGATCACCGAAGTCCTGTCGCGGGCCGACCGCGCGTTCCGCCGGGTCACCACCGGTGCCGGGCTGACCATGCTGGCGATCCTCGTGGTCATCGGCTTCTTCCTCGTCTACCGGTCCGGGCCCGCCTTCGACACCGCCGGTTTCGGTTTCTTCGCCACCATCCGGTTCGATCCGGCCTCGGGTGTGCTCGGCGTGCTCGGCCTGCTCTACGGGACGATCGTGGTCGCGCTGATCGCGGTCCTGATCGCGGTCCCGCTGAGCATCCTGGCCGCGCTGTTCATCACCGAGTACTCCAGCGGGAAGATCCGCGGGTTCCTGACCGGGCTGGTCGACCTGCTCGCCGCGATCCCGAGCCTGCTCTACGGCCTGTGGGGCTTCGCCTTCCTCGGCCCGCAGATCATGCCGATCTCGTTGTGGCTGACCGAAAACCTCGGCTGGTTCCCGCTGTTCTCCGACAAGGAGAACGCGCTGTACATCCAGTCGATGTTCATCGCGGGACTGGTGGTCTCGCTGATGGTCCTCCCGATCACGACGTCGGTGATCCGGGAGGTGTTCGCGCAGACGCCGCCCGGTGAGAAGGAGGCGGCGCTCGCGTTGGGCAGCACCCGCTGGGGCATGGTCAAAACCGTCATGCTGCCGTTCGGGCGGGGCGGGATCATCGGCGGTTCGATGCTCGGGCTCGGCCGCGCGCTCGGCGAGACGATCGCCGTTTCCCTGCTGCTGCCGCAGGTTCCGGAGATCACGAACCACATCCTCCAGTTCGGCGGCGCGACGATCTCCGGGTTCATCGCCAACAACTCCGGCGCGTCCGGGCTCGCGCTGTCCGGCCTCATGGCGGCGGGACTGGTGCTGTTCGTGTTCACCCTGGCGACGAACTTCACCGCGTCGGTGATCATCTCCAAGAGCCGTTCGGGCGCGGGGGTGGACGCGTGA
- a CDS encoding phosphate ABC transporter ATP-binding protein: MVELTGGPPPGAAALESREIGAWFGDRLVLEGVSLRMPAKEVTALIGPSGCGKSTFLRILNRLHELVPSASLTGEVLLDGKDIYADGTRPQQVRLRIGMVFQKPNPFPAMSIRDNVLAGLKLAGVKCGDKDALVEQSLERAGLWREVRDRLSSPGGALSGGQQQRLCIARSLAVQPNVLLMDEPCSALDPTSTRRIEQTIAEIGHEVTVVIVTHNMQQAQRVSDHCAFFLAAENEPGRVIEHGPTDTIFNAPSDERTHDYVNGRFG, from the coding sequence CTGGTCGAGCTCACCGGCGGACCGCCGCCCGGTGCGGCGGCCCTCGAATCCCGTGAGATCGGCGCCTGGTTCGGTGACCGTCTCGTGCTCGAAGGGGTCTCACTGCGGATGCCCGCCAAGGAGGTGACCGCGCTCATCGGCCCGTCCGGCTGCGGCAAGTCGACCTTCCTGCGCATCCTCAACCGCCTGCACGAACTGGTGCCGTCGGCGTCGCTGACCGGCGAGGTCCTGCTGGACGGCAAGGACATCTACGCCGACGGGACCCGTCCGCAGCAGGTCCGGCTGCGGATCGGCATGGTGTTCCAGAAGCCGAACCCGTTCCCGGCGATGTCCATTCGCGACAACGTCCTGGCCGGGCTCAAGCTCGCCGGCGTCAAATGCGGCGACAAGGACGCGCTCGTCGAGCAGAGCCTGGAGCGGGCCGGGCTGTGGCGCGAGGTCCGGGACAGGCTGAGTTCCCCCGGCGGCGCGCTGTCCGGCGGGCAGCAGCAGCGGCTCTGCATCGCGCGTTCGCTCGCCGTGCAACCGAACGTGCTGCTGATGGACGAGCCCTGCTCCGCGCTCGACCCGACGTCGACCCGGCGGATCGAGCAGACTATCGCCGAGATCGGGCACGAGGTGACGGTCGTGATCGTCACGCACAACATGCAGCAGGCCCAACGGGTTTCGGATCACTGCGCGTTCTTCCTCGCGGCCGAGAACGAACCCGGCCGGGTGATCGAGCACGGCCCGACGGACACGATCTTCAACGCGCCGTCGGACGAACGCACCCACGACTACGTGAACGGGCGATTCGGATGA
- a CDS encoding helix-turn-helix transcriptional regulator, producing MAETSARLLRLLSLLQTRRNWTGPELADRLGVTTRTIRNDVERLRGLGYPVDATPGVSGGYVLGAGAAMPPLLLDDEEAVAVAMGLRTAAGGTIAGIEETSVRALAKLEQVLPSRLRRRVEALNSATLAVQGGGPTVEAEVLTVIANACRDSETLRFDYLGHNGSETRRQVEPHRVVHMSRRWYLVGWDVDKQDWRTFRADRVRPRTPNGRRFEQREPPEGGVVGYLQRGVGAALWRHHATIRLHAPAAEAAAKVPPAVVVEAVDERTCLLKAGADTLEYLALYLGLLDADFEVVDSPEFAGHLRKLIGRFSRAVDA from the coding sequence ATGGCGGAAACTTCGGCGAGACTGCTGCGACTCCTGTCGCTCCTGCAGACCAGGCGGAACTGGACGGGCCCCGAACTGGCGGACAGGCTCGGCGTCACGACCAGGACCATCCGGAACGACGTCGAGCGGCTTCGCGGGCTGGGCTATCCGGTCGACGCGACTCCCGGTGTCTCCGGTGGTTACGTCCTGGGTGCCGGCGCCGCCATGCCGCCGTTGCTGCTTGACGACGAGGAAGCCGTCGCGGTGGCGATGGGCCTGCGGACGGCCGCGGGCGGCACGATCGCGGGGATCGAGGAGACCTCGGTGCGCGCGCTGGCGAAACTGGAGCAGGTGCTGCCTTCACGGCTGCGGCGCCGCGTCGAGGCGCTGAATTCCGCGACGCTCGCCGTGCAGGGCGGCGGTCCCACCGTCGAAGCCGAAGTGCTCACGGTCATCGCCAACGCCTGCCGTGACAGCGAGACCTTGCGGTTCGATTACTTGGGGCACAATGGTTCCGAGACGCGACGGCAGGTCGAGCCGCACCGTGTCGTGCACATGAGCCGCCGGTGGTACCTCGTCGGCTGGGACGTCGACAAGCAGGACTGGCGCACCTTCCGCGCGGACCGGGTGCGGCCGCGCACCCCCAACGGGCGGCGTTTCGAGCAGCGCGAACCGCCCGAAGGCGGCGTTGTGGGCTACCTCCAACGCGGTGTGGGCGCGGCACTGTGGCGGCACCACGCGACGATCCGGCTGCACGCCCCGGCCGCCGAAGCCGCGGCCAAGGTCCCGCCCGCCGTCGTCGTCGAAGCCGTCGACGAGCGGACCTGCCTGCTCAAAGCCGGTGCGGACACACTGGAATACCTGGCGCTCTACCTGGGCCTGCTCGACGCCGACTTCGAGGTCGTCGACTCGCCGGAGTTCGCCGGGCACCTGCGCAAACTGATCGGCCGGTTCAGCCGCGCGGTGGACGCTTGA
- a CDS encoding substrate-binding domain-containing protein encodes MIRRLAALGGVAVALSLVITPGAAALTPVTGSGSSYVGPAMNDWQNGAKSRGIPINYSANSSPAGVNQFGDRTVDFAGTEAEVSSIIAAGGGGLSAQTRGYQYVPDVAGAIALMYNVKDQAGNRVDYLHLSREVIGRIFSRDIVRWSDPAITATNGGKSLPDQPITLVGRTGQSGTTALFYDFIAHAAPDAYNRFVSRNIGNGMGNLPAGVRPIQLPGQGPDSEWYRLLADSDQIATAMSDATIAFSIGYDEFAYAQRHHVPTVWVQNGAGQYTQPYAENIAAALKHAELRPDLSQKLDRVYTNTDPKSYPISAYSYIMMPCTSGRDTCRGGYGDPGKTETITSFLEHVACDGQINMARVGYSPLPPNLSQEIMNSNTRLTGQPPKQLNADNCGNPTFRGSLGAGAASPPDPLVTGGIINPDGKPKTGPGAAGPSASAGPSAGPASGDKTSTATAGPDDESAGGGSKNWREASPAAYDEGGFGGFGGWAALVLFVAIVAPLAIRGLIRKIRSS; translated from the coding sequence ATGATCCGCAGGCTGGCCGCGCTGGGCGGGGTCGCGGTGGCGCTGTCGCTGGTCATCACTCCGGGGGCGGCGGCGCTGACCCCGGTCACCGGCTCCGGGTCCAGCTATGTCGGCCCGGCGATGAACGACTGGCAGAACGGCGCGAAGTCGCGCGGTATCCCGATCAACTACTCGGCCAACAGCTCACCCGCCGGGGTCAACCAGTTCGGCGACCGGACGGTCGACTTCGCCGGGACCGAAGCCGAAGTGTCCTCGATCATCGCGGCGGGCGGCGGCGGACTGTCCGCGCAAACCCGCGGCTACCAGTACGTCCCGGACGTCGCGGGCGCGATCGCGCTGATGTACAACGTCAAGGACCAGGCCGGGAACCGCGTCGACTACCTGCACCTCAGCCGGGAGGTGATCGGCCGGATCTTCAGCCGGGACATCGTCCGCTGGAGCGATCCGGCCATCACCGCGACCAACGGCGGGAAGTCCCTGCCGGATCAGCCCATCACCCTGGTCGGCCGAACCGGCCAATCGGGCACGACGGCGTTGTTCTACGACTTCATCGCGCACGCCGCGCCCGACGCCTACAACCGGTTCGTCTCCCGCAACATCGGCAACGGCATGGGAAACCTGCCCGCGGGCGTCCGCCCCATCCAGCTACCGGGGCAGGGCCCGGACTCCGAGTGGTACCGGCTGCTCGCGGACTCGGACCAGATCGCGACCGCCATGAGTGACGCGACCATCGCGTTCTCCATCGGCTACGACGAGTTCGCCTACGCCCAGCGGCACCATGTGCCGACGGTATGGGTGCAGAACGGCGCGGGCCAGTACACGCAGCCCTACGCGGAGAACATCGCGGCCGCGTTGAAGCACGCGGAACTGCGGCCCGACCTGAGCCAGAAGCTGGACCGGGTCTACACGAACACCGATCCGAAGTCGTACCCGATCTCGGCGTACTCGTACATCATGATGCCGTGCACCAGCGGCCGCGACACCTGCCGCGGCGGCTACGGCGATCCCGGCAAGACCGAGACGATCACCTCGTTCCTGGAACACGTCGCGTGCGACGGCCAGATCAACATGGCCAGGGTCGGCTATTCGCCGCTGCCGCCGAACCTGTCGCAGGAGATCATGAACTCCAACACGCGGCTCACCGGGCAACCGCCGAAGCAGCTGAACGCGGACAACTGCGGTAACCCGACCTTCCGCGGCAGCCTCGGCGCCGGCGCGGCCAGCCCGCCCGACCCGCTCGTGACCGGCGGGATCATCAACCCGGACGGGAAGCCCAAGACAGGTCCGGGTGCCGCGGGCCCCAGCGCTTCCGCCGGTCCCAGCGCGGGTCCGGCCAGCGGCGACAAGACCTCCACCGCGACGGCGGGTCCCGACGACGAGTCCGCGGGCGGCGGCTCGAAGAACTGGCGTGAGGCCTCACCGGCGGCATACGACGAGGGCGGGTTCGGCGGCTTCGGGGGCTGGGCGGCGCTGGTGCTCTTCGTGGCGATCGTCGCCCCCCTGGCCATACGCGGCCTGATCCGAAAGATACGAAGTTCCTGA
- a CDS encoding NADP-dependent oxidoreductase, translated as MKAAAFTEAGGPEVLRVLELEEPHAGAGEVRVRVKAAGVQPYDAAVRAGWEPAGLELRWPRVPGNEFAGVVDEAGSGVTGLVAGAEVLGFTAVQAYAEYIVVPAENVTPKPAEMPWEVAGGFTAGTQTAYLALDALRIARGETLLIHGAAGAVGTAAVQLAALRGARVIGTASEANQDYVRSLGAEAVVYGDGLADRVRALAPSGVDAALDGAGGVAFDLSLELVGDPDRVLTLVDHARALELGARVVTGTRSAERLGLLASLYAKGELRFLVRRTYPFDQAAAAHREIETGHGRGKIVLTFP; from the coding sequence ATGAAAGCGGCCGCGTTCACGGAAGCCGGTGGCCCGGAAGTGCTCCGGGTGCTGGAGCTGGAGGAGCCGCACGCCGGGGCGGGAGAGGTCCGGGTGCGGGTGAAGGCGGCGGGGGTGCAGCCGTACGACGCGGCCGTGCGGGCGGGCTGGGAACCCGCAGGACTCGAGCTGCGTTGGCCGCGTGTCCCCGGTAACGAGTTCGCCGGGGTCGTCGACGAGGCCGGTTCCGGGGTTACCGGCCTCGTCGCGGGGGCCGAGGTGCTCGGCTTCACCGCCGTGCAGGCCTACGCCGAGTACATCGTCGTGCCCGCGGAGAACGTCACGCCGAAGCCGGCGGAGATGCCCTGGGAGGTCGCGGGCGGTTTCACCGCCGGGACGCAGACGGCGTACCTGGCGCTGGACGCCTTGCGGATCGCCCGCGGCGAGACACTGCTGATCCACGGTGCGGCGGGAGCGGTGGGCACGGCCGCCGTCCAGCTCGCCGCGTTGCGCGGCGCGCGGGTGATCGGGACGGCGAGCGAGGCGAACCAGGACTACGTCCGTTCGCTGGGCGCCGAGGCGGTGGTCTACGGCGATGGCCTCGCCGATCGGGTCCGTGCCCTCGCGCCGTCCGGTGTCGACGCGGCGCTGGACGGGGCGGGCGGGGTCGCCTTCGACCTCTCGCTGGAGCTGGTCGGGGATCCGGACCGTGTGCTCACCCTGGTCGACCACGCCCGCGCGCTCGAACTGGGGGCGCGAGTGGTCACCGGTACGCGGTCGGCCGAGCGGCTGGGGCTGCTGGCGTCGTTGTACGCCAAGGGAGAGCTGCGTTTCCTGGTGCGGCGGACGTATCCGTTCGACCAGGCCGCGGCGGCGCACCGGGAGATCGAGACCGGCCACGGACGCGGAAAGATCGTGCTCACCTTCCCCTGA
- a CDS encoding GNAT family N-acetyltransferase has translation MTSYRISRASASDAVKVTALLHDSAAYQGEYASILEDYRVTEDYIATHPSFVAHAQRDVVGFYSLIEYPAELDLLFVADAAQGTGIGAWLVEHMLGQAADLGMTEIRVVSHPPAAGFYERMGARRVGVLPPSPPKVTWERPELVFDVKRPPRG, from the coding sequence GTGACGAGCTACCGCATCTCCAGGGCAAGCGCTTCCGACGCCGTCAAGGTGACAGCGCTGTTGCACGATTCGGCCGCCTATCAAGGGGAGTACGCGTCGATTCTCGAGGATTACCGGGTCACCGAGGACTACATCGCCACCCATCCCTCGTTCGTCGCCCACGCGCAGCGGGACGTGGTCGGCTTCTACAGCCTGATCGAGTACCCCGCCGAACTGGACCTGCTGTTCGTCGCCGACGCGGCTCAGGGCACGGGCATCGGCGCGTGGCTGGTCGAGCATATGCTCGGGCAGGCCGCGGACCTCGGCATGACCGAGATCCGCGTCGTCTCCCATCCGCCTGCGGCCGGCTTCTACGAGCGGATGGGCGCACGCCGGGTCGGTGTCCTCCCGCCCAGTCCGCCGAAGGTCACCTGGGAGCGCCCGGAACTGGTCTTCGACGTCAAGCGTCCACCGCGCGGCTGA
- the pstA gene encoding phosphate ABC transporter permease PstA translates to MTTTLTPPVAPAPRKLVKRRPSETTRQDRLAAIGCAVSATLLTWFVMHLLLDSPGWLADLIVTYLLYLAMLYLVTRDRLGRLAASDRLVSTVVVTGALVLLAPLLSLLIYIVVEGAPYLRPAFFTHDMSTVAPTDPVTETGGLHAVVGTLEQTALTLVLVVPLGVLTAVFLNETRSRFRRPVRIMVDAMSGLPSIVAGLFVYAALIIPGIQAGVGLFSYNGMMATLALTMVMLPTVTRTVDVVLRLVPDGLREASLALGASRARTVWSVVLPTARTGVTTAVILGIARVAGETAPLLFTSFGALGMNANPFSDPQESIPLFIYRFIKQPLENVQQRGYVGALVLILLIFGLFAIARLVGRDRSKRKAKRTTVKTQENR, encoded by the coding sequence GTGACCACGACTCTGACTCCCCCTGTCGCGCCCGCCCCGCGCAAACTCGTCAAACGACGGCCGTCGGAAACCACCAGGCAGGACCGGCTCGCGGCGATCGGCTGCGCGGTGTCGGCCACGCTGCTGACCTGGTTCGTGATGCATCTGCTGCTGGACTCCCCCGGCTGGCTGGCCGACCTGATCGTCACGTACCTGCTCTACCTGGCGATGCTCTACCTGGTCACCCGCGACAGGCTGGGCAGGCTCGCCGCGTCGGACCGGCTCGTGTCCACCGTCGTCGTCACCGGGGCGCTGGTCCTGCTCGCCCCGCTGCTGTCGCTGCTGATCTACATCGTCGTCGAAGGCGCGCCGTATCTACGGCCCGCGTTCTTCACCCACGACATGTCCACGGTCGCGCCGACCGATCCGGTGACCGAGACCGGCGGTCTGCACGCGGTCGTCGGCACCCTCGAACAGACCGCGCTGACCCTGGTCCTGGTGGTGCCGCTGGGCGTGCTCACCGCGGTGTTCCTGAACGAGACGCGGTCCAGGTTCCGGCGCCCGGTGCGGATCATGGTCGACGCGATGAGCGGCCTGCCGTCCATTGTGGCCGGTCTGTTCGTATACGCGGCCCTGATCATCCCCGGCATCCAGGCGGGCGTGGGACTGTTCAGCTACAACGGGATGATGGCCACCCTCGCGTTGACGATGGTCATGCTGCCGACCGTGACCCGGACGGTGGACGTGGTGCTCCGCCTCGTCCCGGACGGCCTGCGCGAAGCGTCGTTGGCGCTCGGCGCGAGCCGGGCCCGCACGGTGTGGTCGGTGGTGCTCCCGACCGCGCGGACCGGGGTGACGACCGCCGTGATCCTCGGCATCGCCCGTGTGGCGGGTGAGACCGCGCCGCTGCTGTTCACGTCGTTCGGCGCGCTCGGGATGAACGCCAACCCGTTCTCCGACCCGCAGGAGAGCATCCCGCTGTTCATCTACCGGTTCATCAAACAGCCGCTGGAGAACGTCCAGCAGCGTGGCTACGTCGGCGCGCTCGTGCTGATCCTGCTCATCTTCGGCCTGTTCGCGATCGCCAGGCTGGTGGGCCGCGACCGGTCGAAACGCAAGGCGAAGAGAACCACCGTCAAGACACAGGAGAACCGGTGA
- a CDS encoding epoxide hydrolase family protein, which translates to MNDIKRFRIAIDQAELDDLKDRLDRTRWPREVTGDWSRGVPVAYLKGLAEYWADGFDWRAQEAELNEIPQFTTEIDGQTIHFLHIRSARPDALPLILTHGWPSSPFEFRELVVSLGDEFHLVIPSLPGYGFSTSQGPGWGNLFRVAQAWITLLDRLGYERFGVHGTDAGAGVASILGMIAPHRVAGVHLTGTGAAMPLGPALDLDGLSGKDRDRAEQFNRRQLDGFGYLHLQATRPQTLAYSLNDSPVGQLAWMVEKFAEWTDPAKKLPEDAVDLDHLLASVSLFWFTGAGASSAHAMYEGMQVYRQMAQGGWDSDGETPAGPPRGIAVFAGDTTIRSLQDGPVAHWTEHDTGGHFPAMEVPGLLAEDLRTFFRRHR; encoded by the coding sequence ATGAACGACATCAAGCGCTTCCGCATCGCCATCGACCAGGCCGAACTCGACGATCTCAAGGACCGCCTCGACCGGACCCGCTGGCCGCGCGAGGTCACCGGTGACTGGAGCCGGGGCGTCCCCGTCGCCTACCTCAAAGGGCTGGCCGAGTACTGGGCCGACGGCTTCGACTGGCGTGCCCAGGAAGCGGAACTGAACGAAATCCCGCAGTTCACCACCGAGATCGACGGCCAGACCATCCACTTCCTGCACATCCGCTCCGCCAGGCCGGACGCGCTGCCGCTGATCCTCACGCACGGCTGGCCGAGTTCGCCGTTCGAATTCCGCGAACTCGTCGTTTCGCTGGGCGACGAGTTCCACCTCGTCATCCCGTCCCTGCCCGGCTACGGTTTCTCGACGTCACAGGGCCCCGGCTGGGGCAACCTGTTCCGCGTCGCCCAGGCGTGGATCACGCTGCTGGATCGCCTCGGCTACGAGCGCTTCGGCGTCCATGGCACCGACGCGGGTGCCGGGGTCGCGAGCATCCTGGGGATGATCGCCCCGCATCGCGTGGCAGGCGTGCACCTGACCGGCACCGGTGCCGCCATGCCGCTCGGCCCCGCCCTGGACCTCGACGGGCTGTCCGGCAAGGACCGTGACCGGGCCGAACAGTTCAACCGCAGGCAGCTCGACGGGTTCGGCTACCTGCACCTTCAGGCGACCAGACCGCAGACGCTGGCGTATTCGCTGAACGACTCACCCGTCGGCCAGCTCGCGTGGATGGTGGAGAAGTTCGCCGAATGGACCGACCCCGCCAAGAAGCTGCCGGAGGATGCCGTCGACCTGGATCACCTCCTGGCATCGGTGAGCCTGTTCTGGTTCACCGGCGCGGGCGCGTCGTCGGCGCACGCGATGTACGAAGGCATGCAGGTCTACCGGCAGATGGCACAGGGCGGCTGGGACAGCGACGGCGAAACACCCGCGGGCCCGCCGCGCGGCATCGCCGTCTTCGCCGGGGACACCACGATCCGGAGTCTCCAGGACGGTCCGGTGGCACACTGGACCGAGCATGACACCGGCGGCCACTTCCCGGCGATGGAGGTCCCCGGCCTGCTCGCCGAAGACCTTCGCACCTTCTTTCGCAGGCACCGCTGA